GGTTGCACGCTCGGTTTGCGCCGGGCTGCTTGCCCGGCCCATGCTACGCACACGCATCACGCCCCATATGATCACGATGAGCAGGATGACGACAGCGACGATTTCCATCATCGTGAGATTGAAGCCGCCAATGTCCATTTCCTTCTCCTTCTCTTCGCCCGGCGGGAACTGGCCGTGGCCTCTCGCCGTATAATGCAGCAATGGCCCGTCTGGGTTCCTGGATCGAGCCTTTTCCGGAAGGCATCTACGTCAAGCCTGCCGATGCTTGGGTCGATCCCTCGCAGCCCAAGGCGAAGGCGCTGGTGACTCATGGCCATGCCGATCATGCCCGCGGCGGGCATGGTGCGGTGTGGGCGACTCCGGAAACTCTGGCAATCATGGGCGTCCGCTACGGTGAGCAGCAGGAACGACCGGTCGTCTACGGCGAAACCATAAGAGTGGGTGAGGTCGAGGTTAGCTTTGTGCCCGCGGGTCACGTGCTCGGCTCAGCGCAGATCGTGCTGGAGTATAAAGGCGAACGCGTGGTCGTTACCGGGGACTACAAGCGCCGGCCCGACCCGACCTGCGAGCCGTTTGTCGTCACGCCCTGCGATGTTCTCATTACGGAGGCGACGTTCGGGCTTCCGGTGTTCGTCCATCCCGACACGGGAAGCGAGATCGACCGGTTGCTCCATCGCCTTCATGCCGAGCCCGAGCGCTGCGTGCTGGTTGGCGCATATGCACTTGGAAAGGCGCAGCGGGTCATCACCGAGCTTCGCGGTCGCGGCCACGAGGCGCCAATCTATTATCACGGCGCATTGGAACGGCTGTGCCGGCTTTACGAAGAGCTTGGCGTTCCCCTCGGCGAACTAAGGCCCGCCACCGGCGCTACGAAGGACGAGTTGAAGGGCCGGATCGTAATTGCCCCGCCAGGCGCGCTCAACGACCGCTGGTCGAGGCGCCTGCCCGATCCCGTTACGGCCATGGCCTCCGGCTGGATGCGCATCCGCCAGCGCGCGCGGCAACGCAATGTCGAGCTTCCGCTTGTCATTTCCGATCATTGCGATTGGGAGGAATTGACCCGGACGATCCGCGAGGTCGCGCCGAGGGAGGTGTGGATCACGCACGGCCGGGAGGATGCGCTGATGCACTGGTGCGCGCTTCACCAGATCAAGGCGCGCGAGCTCAACCTCGTCGGCTACGAGGATGAAGACGACTGAACGTGGCGACTAGTAGAGATAGGCGTCATCCCACGGATCGAAATCGATATCGAAGCTCAGCATCCGGTGGAGCCCTGCAAACGCCGCCCCGACAAGCAATGCGCCGCCGATCCACCACAAGCCTTTGTTCGCCACTGACCGGTTCATTCCCGCCTCCCGCTTCATGGCCACCACCATAGTAAACGGAAATGACGTTCCGATGAAGAGTTCGTTGCGAATCGGTAACAGTTTGTGCGGCTTGCGTGCTTTTTTGGCGACAATTCTCAGGCCGTTGCAGCAATCGGCTCCACCATTTCGTCACGGTCGGGGATGCCAAGCCCGGCGATCATTTCCCTGAGTTCCTGGCGTGCGGCAACATGGGCGATGCTGGCGTCGCCGATCTCCGCCAGGTCGAGCAGGGTAAGGCCTTTCGGGAACAGCTCGCGGTAGATCACGCGTTCGCCAAGGCCGGGAATGACCCGGAAGCCGACACGGCGAGCCAGCTCGTCAAGTGCGGCGCCGACACGGCGAAGGTTGTGGGAATCGATGTGCTGGAGGCGATTGCGAAGCACGACCCAGTCGACGCTTTTGCCGACCTGCTTCGCACGCTGGGTACGGCTGTTCCAGATCAGCTCGGCATAAAAGCTCGGGCGCGTGATCTTGTAGGTCTCCGAGTCCACCTGGCCGATGAGGTCGAGGTCGACGAAGCTATCGTTCATTGGCGTGACGAGCGTATCGGCCTTCAAGATCGCAGCGCGGGCGACAGCATCGTCGCGGCCGGGCGTGTCGATGACAATGACGTCGGCATCGGCACCAAGACGCGTGATCGCCGCATCGAGGCCCGCTTCGGTCAGATCTTCAAGCACTTCGAACACGGGTTGCGGCAGCGGCTTTGCCAATCGATCGACGGTTTTCGTGCGGTTTTCGAGGTAGCGGGTCATCGTCCGCTGGCGATGGTCAAGGTCGATCGCGGCGACCTTCAAGCCCTTGGCGGCGAGCGCGACGGCGGTGTGAACGGCAGTCGTCGATTTGCCGGTTCCGCCCTTTTCATTGGCGAAGACGATGAAATGCGGCTGGCCCATGGCCTTTTCGCCCCTTAAAAACCCTGGCGCGCCAATGACGGCCCACCCCCAATTGATTGCTCTATCGAAGGCCTGAATCGCATGCAAATTGTTCGTGAATCCATGGCTTTGCATGAGGCGCTCAAGCGGCTGCGGGCGGATGGCGAGCGGCTTGCGCTGGTGCCGACCATGGGCGCGTTGCACGACGGGCACCTGGCGCTGGTCGCAGAGGCGCGGCGGCGTGCGGACAAGGTCCTCGCGACAATCTTCGTAAATCCGACGCAGTTCAACGATCCCGCCGACCTCAGACGTTATCCGCGTACGGAAGCCGAGGATATCGCGAGGCTGGAACGGGCCGAGTGCGACCTTGTCTGGCTTCCCTCGGTCGGCAACATTTATCCGGATGGATTTGCGACGACCGTCAGCGTCAGGGGAATTACCGAGCGCTGGGAGGGCGAGCATCGGCCGGGTCATTTCGACGGTGTTGCGACGGTCGTCGCCAAGCTGCTCTTAGCGGCCATGCCGGACATCGCGATTTTCGGCGAAAAGGACTGGCAGCAGCTGGCCGTGATCCGGCGAATGTCCTTGGATCTCGGACTGCCGGTCGAGATCGTCGGGCACGAGACGGTGCGCGAGGCGGACGGTCTGGCGATGTCGTCGCGCAATGCGTTGCTTTCGTCCGCGGAGCGGGCTCAGGCGCCACGGCTACATTCCGCCTTGACCCTGGCATCAAGCCGGATTGGCGGCGGAGAGAATGTCGACGCTGCGCTCGATGCGGCGCGAAACGCCATTGCCGCTGCCGGGTTCGGACGGATCGACTATTTCGCTTATGTCGATGGCGAAACTCTGGAACCGCTCAGCGAAAGAAGTGCCGGAGGGCGACTCGTCGCCGCGGCATTCCTGGGCAAAATCCGGCTGATCGACAATGTTCGTGTCGATTAGGCAACACATGGTTTTCGGCCGTTAACCATTTGGGAACCATGTCCCGCGAATTCTGACGTCATCGAAGGGCAGGGGACCTGACATGGCAATTAGTCAGAAGAGTGCGGAATTCCTTCTTAACAGCCGTCTCGCCGATGCGGCGCGCGGCAGGGTCGATGCGCTTTACGATTTGGGCGTGACCTACTCGACCGGCCGCGGGGGCATCGCGGTCGACCTCATCGAAGCACACAAGTGGTTCAACCTCGCCGCGCTGTCGGGTGACACGCGGTCTCAAGCGTGCCGCGCCGAAATCGCGATTGAGATGACGGCCCGCGAAATCGCCGAGGCGCAGCGTCAGGCCCGCGCCTGGCTAAGCGGGACAGTGCTCGGACGTCACGCTGCCTAAGAACTCTACGGCCGTGATCCGGCACGCTTCACGCGGGCTGGGTTGCGGCTGATTATCGCACAACCACCGTCACGACGCGCCGGTTCTGCGCCCATGCGGGTTCGTCCGAACCGGGCGCCACCGGCCGTTCCTTGCCCCAGCTTGTAACAAGCAAGCGGTCCGCCGGAACGCCCTGAGACACCAGGAAGTCGCGCGCGGCATTCGCCCGCCGCTCGCCCAGCGCCATATTATATTCGCGCGTCCCCCGCTCGTCAGCATGGCCTTCGATGGAGGCGCGGACATTCGGATTGGCCTGCATCCAGCGCGCCTGCGCCGTGAGCGTCGCCTGCGCCGACGAATCCAGATTGTACTCGTCCGTCCCGAAATAGACGGTGTCGGAACCGGCCTTGGCGACGAGATCCGCCTGCATCGCCGGAAGCTCGGTAAGCTCGACGTCGGCGGGGTCGACCCCGGGTGGAACCGGTCCCTGCTCGCCTGCAGGCGGCAAGGCCTCGGGCGGCGGCGTCTTCTTGGCGCAAGCCGTCGTCATCAATGCGAGAGCGGCGGTGGCCAGGATGAGGTGTTTACGCATTCAAATTCTCCTTGCGGAATTGGTATCAGTTCTTGAGCGGCGACCAGCTTGGGTCGCTTCCGCCCTGCGGGGTGGGGATTCGACGTGCCGGGCCGCCGGAAATGTGGACGGCGTGAAGCGTGGCGTTGCCGCTTCCACGCTGCGTCCGGTGGAACAGTACGAACTGGCCGTTGGGCGCCCAACTCGGCCCCTCGTCCTGCCAGCCGTCGGTGAGAATTCGGGTCGCCCCGCCGCCGGCGTTCATCACGCCGATGTTGAAGCTTCCGGCGATCCGGGTGAAGGCGATGAGGTCGCCGCGCGGGCTCCACACCGGCGAGGCATAGCGGCCATTGCCAAAGCTGATCCGGCGCTGGCCGCCGCCGCCTGAATCCATGACGTAAAGCTGCTGGGTGCCAGAACGTTCGCTCTCGAACACGATCCGGCTTCCGTCTGGCGAATAGCTCGGCGAGGTATCGGCGCCCGGTGCGCTGGTCAGCCGGCGCGGCGTGCCGCCATTGGCATCGACGACGTAGATGTCGGTGTTACCGTTCCTAGCCCAGGAAAAAACGATGTTGCGGCCGTCTGGCGAGAAGCGCGGCGCGAAAGTAACCGCCCCGCCCGGAACCAGAAGCCGCTCGCGGCCTGATGCGACGTCTAGGACGAAGACGCGCGGCTTGCGCGCCAGTGTCCCCGTGTAGACCAGGCGATCGCCGCGCGGGCTGAAGCGCGGCATCGTGACCGTCGTCCGGCCAGGTGTCAGGTAACGCAGGTTGGATCCGTCGCTGTCCATCAGCGCAATGCGCTTGACCCGGTTGGTCTTCGGGCCGGTCTCCGCGACGTAGACGATGCGCGTGTCGAGGAACGGCTGCTCACCGGTGAGGCGCGAATAGACGAGGTCGGCGCACTTGTGGGCTGCGCGGCGCCAGTCGTCGGCAGCGACGACGAAGCCCTGGCTGGCGAGTTGCCGTCCGGCGGTCACGTCGTGAAGGATACAGGCGACGGTCATTCGGCCGTCGGGCCGAGGCTCGACATAGCCGGAAACGAGCGCACCGGCGCCACTGTTTCGCCATTCGGGGTAGGTGGGCGAGCCCGCCTGCTCGAAAGAATAGGTCGGAATCCCGCCCGGCCCGAGGGGCAGGAAGGATCCGGTGGAGCGAAGGTCGGAGGCGATGACCTCCGAAATCTGTCGTCCGAGGTTCCCGGCTGCTCCGCCCGTCGTCGGCATGGCAGGGACAGCGATGGTTTGGGCGGAGCGGACGCTGCCGCCGACGACCTCGGGCGGCTCTTCCTGTTCCTGGGAGTAGGCGATGGTCGCCAGGCCGGCTGCCAAACTGAAAAACGCGAGTTTCCTGATCATTTTCTCACCCTGTACCTGAGTGTCGTTTCCTTCCAGCCGCCGTCGTCCGTGTCATAGAGTTCGGCCGGCAGGCGGAATGGCGCGCAATCGACGAAGATCCGGCGCACCTGATCTTCGAGCAGGTCGCCATATTTGCTGCGATATTCGGACGGGCCGGTCATTCCCGTGATGCTCGGCGGGCGAGCGAGCCGGCCGGAGCGCGCGAAGCTGAGCTTGACCTGCATCGACACTTCGTCGGCTCCCTCGCCGAGGTAAGGTTGGCGATCGGCGCAGCGCTGCGCTTGGCTGGCGATCGAAGAAGCGACGCTGGCGCGGGCCTTGGCGCTGAACGTCGGCGCCGCCGGCTTCGACTGGCCGGCGCGCGGAGCGAGGTCGTCATCCAGCTTCGCGAGGAAATCATCGCCCAGGCCCTGTCGCGGCGCGGGCCGCTGGGCAGGCTTTGGGGCGGCTTCTTCGCGGGCCGCTCGACCTGGCGCTGGACCGACTTGGGCGGAGTAGGCTGCGGACGTGGGGTGGGCTGCGGGATCGCGCGCGGAGTCGGCGGCGGGGGCGGAGCGGCGACCGGTTCGGGAATCGTCTGTTCAAGCGGCGCCGGAGGTGGAGAGGACGGCGTCGGGACGGATTGAGGTGCAGCCGATTCAAGCGCAACCTCGTCGACGAATTCGACGTCCATCGCCGGTGACTCGAGTTCCTTCTCCACGCTTGCCAGGCTCATCGAAAGCGCGGCGATGAGCGCGATATGAAGCCCGAGCGCGGCAACGGCGCCGGTCCGTTCCGCGCGGTCGGCAATCACGGCGTTTCCTCACCCACCGAGACCAGGGCGACGCGGTTGAGGCCGGCGCGGTTGAGCTCGCCCATCACGCGCATGACCTTGCCGTAATCGAGTCCCTTGTCGGCGCGCAGGTAAATTCGGCGCCCTTCCGGCGGCTCGGGCTGCGCGGCGATATCGGCGAGCCGTTGCGGCAGCTCCGCATCGCTGACCGGCGCATCGTCGATGAACAGTGCGCCCTGTTGGTCAATAGCGATCTGGACCGGCTTGGTATCCTGGTCGAGCGCCTTGGCCCGGCTTTCCGGCAGGTCGACGGGTACGCCCGCAACCAGCAGCGGAGCGGTGATCATGAAGATGATCAGAAGAACGAGCATGACGTCCACCAGCGGCGTGACGTTGATCTCCGCCATGGGAGCGCGCCGCGAGCGACCGCGGCCGCGGGATGGGAAGGACGCGCCCACGATTAGGCTTCGACCTCCAGTTCGCGGCTCAACGTCGCATGGAAGCGGTCGGCGAAGCGGCCAAGGCGCGCCTCGAGCTTGTCGAGGCCGTGGCTCAGGCGATTGTAGGCAATGACTGCCGGGATTGCTGCGAACAGGCCGATCGCGGTGGCGAACAACGCTTCGGCAATGCCCGGGGCGACGACGGCCAGGCTTGTATTGTTGGAATCGGCAATCGCCGTGAAGCTGCGCATGATTCCCCACACCGTCCCGAACAGGCCGACGAACGGCGCGACCGAGCCGACCGTGGCAAGGATGTTGAGCCGGTCGCCGAGCCGGTCGAGCTCGGCCGCGACCGCGGCGTTCATCCGGGTCGCAAGCCGTTCGCGCGTGCCGGACCGGTCGACCGAACGGCTTCGTGTGGACCGGCGCCATTCGTCCAGACCGGCGTCGAGCACGGCGGCGGTCGGGAGCGGCTCCTTGCCGCGCTTCGTGTGGAAGGCGTCGATATCGTCGGATGCCCAGAATTCCGCCTCGTACCGTTCGGTCGCCTTGTTGATGCGCTTCAGCCGCAGGGCATGGGTGAAGATAATTGCCCAGGTCCAGACGCTGGCAAGGAGCAGGCCGATCATCACCACCTTCACAACCACGTCGGCGTGAAGGAAGAGGGACATCGGTGACATCATGTCGGTGCTTGCGGTCAGTTCGGGCATCAATCCTCGCTCAGTTGCTGAAATCGTTCGACCCAGTCGCGCGGCTGGCGGCGTGGGCGGTCGTCGGGGCCGAGAAAGGCTGCGGTGATCCGTCCAGCGGCCAAATCATCGGCTCCCCGCATGACTCGCTGATGAATGAGCACGGACGCCGCCCTAACCCTCTGAACCGTCGAGACAATCAAAAGATCGTCGCCAAGCTTGGCGGGCTTAAGATAGCGGACATGCGCTTCGGCCACGGCATAAACGCCGGTGCCATCCTCCTGCGCCGCGCGCTGGTCGATCCCCGCAGCGCGCAGCATGTCAGAGCGCGCCCGCTCCATGAATTTCAGATAGTTGGCGTAATAGACGATGCCCGCGGTATCCGTGTCCTCGAAATAGACGGTCAGCGCAAAATGGTGCGCGGAACCGACAAAGCCGCCGCGGTAAGGCTGGTCATATTGTGATGAGGTCATTGGCCTTCCCCTTAACCATCGGGAAAGCGTGGCGGCAACCCCGCTAGCGCGCCCGGCCCTGTCCCTGGCTCACCTGACCGTTCAAGTCGGATACCCGGCGGACGAGGTCGCCCTGCGCAACGCTGACGTCGGCCAAATGCATGCCCCATCCGGGAATGAACATCCCGGCCAGCCCGACCTCGCCGCCGATGCGGTCAGTCCGCTTGTCGCTGGGGTCAGCGTTGGTGCGGATCGAAAGATAGCCGCGAGGGCCCTCGTTGACGCAGCGGGCGGATGCCAGCCCTTCGGTGCGGACATAGGGCGTTGGCGGATTGCCCTCGGTTGACCAACGGATCGGACCGCCCGGAACAGGCAGCGCGGAGCGGGCATTCCAGTAGCTGTCGAGCGACACCCAGCCAGTGGCGCCCGGCAGCGCGGGATTGGTGCAGGCCACCGTCATTCCCGGTTTGTCGGAAACCCCGAAGATCGCGCCGGCGGGCGGCACGTTCTTTTCGCGGAAGCTGACCCAGGTCATGACGCAGCCGGTTTCGCCGGGCGAGGAACAGATCGGTGTCGATTTCAGGGTTCCGCCGACGCGCTTTCCCTGGGGCACAAGCAAATTGTACCCGGGCAGGATCGCCAGCTTCATCAGCTTCGCGGCCGGCTTGCCC
The window above is part of the Sphingomonas sp. HDW15A genome. Proteins encoded here:
- a CDS encoding ligase-associated DNA damage response exonuclease is translated as MARLGSWIEPFPEGIYVKPADAWVDPSQPKAKALVTHGHADHARGGHGAVWATPETLAIMGVRYGEQQERPVVYGETIRVGEVEVSFVPAGHVLGSAQIVLEYKGERVVVTGDYKRRPDPTCEPFVVTPCDVLITEATFGLPVFVHPDTGSEIDRLLHRLHAEPERCVLVGAYALGKAQRVITELRGRGHEAPIYYHGALERLCRLYEELGVPLGELRPATGATKDELKGRIVIAPPGALNDRWSRRLPDPVTAMASGWMRIRQRARQRNVELPLVISDHCDWEELTRTIREVAPREVWITHGREDALMHWCALHQIKARELNLVGYEDEDD
- a CDS encoding division plane positioning ATPase MipZ codes for the protein MGQPHFIVFANEKGGTGKSTTAVHTAVALAAKGLKVAAIDLDHRQRTMTRYLENRTKTVDRLAKPLPQPVFEVLEDLTEAGLDAAITRLGADADVIVIDTPGRDDAVARAAILKADTLVTPMNDSFVDLDLIGQVDSETYKITRPSFYAELIWNSRTQRAKQVGKSVDWVVLRNRLQHIDSHNLRRVGAALDELARRVGFRVIPGLGERVIYRELFPKGLTLLDLAEIGDASIAHVAARQELREMIAGLGIPDRDEMVEPIAATA
- the panC gene encoding pantoate--beta-alanine ligase, with translation MQIVRESMALHEALKRLRADGERLALVPTMGALHDGHLALVAEARRRADKVLATIFVNPTQFNDPADLRRYPRTEAEDIARLERAECDLVWLPSVGNIYPDGFATTVSVRGITERWEGEHRPGHFDGVATVVAKLLLAAMPDIAIFGEKDWQQLAVIRRMSLDLGLPVEIVGHETVREADGLAMSSRNALLSSAERAQAPRLHSALTLASSRIGGGENVDAALDAARNAIAAAGFGRIDYFAYVDGETLEPLSERSAGGRLVAAAFLGKIRLIDNVRVD
- a CDS encoding SEL1-like repeat protein codes for the protein MAISQKSAEFLLNSRLADAARGRVDALYDLGVTYSTGRGGIAVDLIEAHKWFNLAALSGDTRSQACRAEIAIEMTAREIAEAQRQARAWLSGTVLGRHAA
- the pal gene encoding peptidoglycan-associated lipoprotein Pal — protein: MRKHLILATAALALMTTACAKKTPPPEALPPAGEQGPVPPGVDPADVELTELPAMQADLVAKAGSDTVYFGTDEYNLDSSAQATLTAQARWMQANPNVRASIEGHADERGTREYNMALGERRANAARDFLVSQGVPADRLLVTSWGKERPVAPGSDEPAWAQNRRVVTVVVR
- the tolB gene encoding Tol-Pal system beta propeller repeat protein TolB, whose protein sequence is MIRKLAFFSLAAGLATIAYSQEQEEPPEVVGGSVRSAQTIAVPAMPTTGGAAGNLGRQISEVIASDLRSTGSFLPLGPGGIPTYSFEQAGSPTYPEWRNSGAGALVSGYVEPRPDGRMTVACILHDVTAGRQLASQGFVVAADDWRRAAHKCADLVYSRLTGEQPFLDTRIVYVAETGPKTNRVKRIALMDSDGSNLRYLTPGRTTVTMPRFSPRGDRLVYTGTLARKPRVFVLDVASGRERLLVPGGAVTFAPRFSPDGRNIVFSWARNGNTDIYVVDANGGTPRRLTSAPGADTSPSYSPDGSRIVFESERSGTQQLYVMDSGGGGQRRISFGNGRYASPVWSPRGDLIAFTRIAGSFNIGVMNAGGGATRILTDGWQDEGPSWAPNGQFVLFHRTQRGSGNATLHAVHISGGPARRIPTPQGGSDPSWSPLKN
- the tolR gene encoding protein TolR, with the protein product MAEINVTPLVDVMLVLLIIFMITAPLLVAGVPVDLPESRAKALDQDTKPVQIAIDQQGALFIDDAPVSDAELPQRLADIAAQPEPPEGRRIYLRADKGLDYGKVMRVMGELNRAGLNRVALVSVGEETP
- the tolQ gene encoding protein TolQ — translated: MPELTASTDMMSPMSLFLHADVVVKVVMIGLLLASVWTWAIIFTHALRLKRINKATERYEAEFWASDDIDAFHTKRGKEPLPTAAVLDAGLDEWRRSTRSRSVDRSGTRERLATRMNAAVAAELDRLGDRLNILATVGSVAPFVGLFGTVWGIMRSFTAIADSNNTSLAVVAPGIAEALFATAIGLFAAIPAVIAYNRLSHGLDKLEARLGRFADRFHATLSRELEVEA
- a CDS encoding YbgC/FadM family acyl-CoA thioesterase, with product MTSSQYDQPYRGGFVGSAHHFALTVYFEDTDTAGIVYYANYLKFMERARSDMLRAAGIDQRAAQEDGTGVYAVAEAHVRYLKPAKLGDDLLIVSTVQRVRAASVLIHQRVMRGADDLAAGRITAAFLGPDDRPRRQPRDWVERFQQLSED
- a CDS encoding DUF3089 domain-containing protein produces the protein MSFAFAALLAAQAAAAPAPVDYGKPANWLCLPGRKDLCTTPLPTTALNPNGYGSTGLSPVAANSEVDCFVVYPTVSRDSGLNSDLVPGDGEEKASIASQFARFAGSCRMFAPVYRSMTLGAVAYAAAGGDMTVPAMTAYRDVRDAFRNYLARYNKGRPYVLIGHSQGSLMLQQLIANEIEGKPAAKLMKLAILPGYNLLVPQGKRVGGTLKSTPICSSPGETGCVMTWVSFREKNVPPAGAIFGVSDKPGMTVACTNPALPGATGWVSLDSYWNARSALPVPGGPIRWSTEGNPPTPYVRTEGLASARCVNEGPRGYLSIRTNADPSDKRTDRIGGEVGLAGMFIPGWGMHLADVSVAQGDLVRRVSDLNGQVSQGQGRAR